In the genome of Variibacter gotjawalensis, one region contains:
- the miaA gene encoding tRNA (adenosine(37)-N6)-dimethylallyltransferase MiaA: MEKDEQYPAGKPVLIAGPTASGKSALAIAVAERFGGRIINADSMQVYADLRVITARPTPDEEAQVPHVMYGWIDAAVNYSAGQWLRDAEQELETCRRDGVRPIIVGGTGLYFKLLTSGIAAIPPIPEEIRQSVRARIEREGSQALHAELAVGDPEAAARLHTSDGSRIVRAIEVLEATGRTLSDWQRENAPPILDGANTACVFVDCDRDDLAGRIGRRFDQMLEQGALDEVKALGERKLDPALPAMKAHGVPWLIKYFDGKISLADAASHGKLETLQYTKRQRTWARNQFPDWPWETSETALGSVARQL; this comes from the coding sequence GTGGAAAAAGACGAGCAATACCCCGCCGGAAAGCCGGTGCTTATCGCAGGCCCGACCGCCAGCGGCAAGTCGGCTTTGGCGATCGCCGTGGCGGAGCGTTTTGGTGGCCGCATCATCAATGCGGATTCGATGCAGGTTTACGCGGACTTGCGAGTGATCACGGCGCGCCCCACGCCGGACGAGGAGGCGCAGGTTCCGCACGTCATGTACGGCTGGATCGATGCGGCCGTGAACTATTCGGCCGGGCAGTGGCTGCGCGACGCCGAGCAAGAACTGGAGACCTGCCGACGCGACGGCGTGCGCCCAATCATCGTCGGCGGCACCGGGCTGTATTTCAAGCTGCTGACCTCGGGTATCGCCGCCATTCCGCCGATCCCCGAGGAGATCCGTCAGTCAGTTCGCGCGCGCATCGAGCGCGAAGGCTCGCAAGCGCTGCACGCGGAGCTTGCGGTTGGCGATCCGGAGGCTGCCGCGCGTCTGCACACCAGTGACGGCAGCCGCATCGTCCGAGCGATCGAAGTCTTGGAGGCGACCGGCCGCACACTGTCCGACTGGCAGCGCGAGAATGCGCCGCCGATTCTGGACGGAGCAAATACGGCGTGTGTTTTCGTCGATTGCGATCGCGACGATCTCGCGGGTCGTATCGGCAGACGCTTCGACCAGATGTTGGAGCAGGGCGCGCTCGACGAGGTGAAGGCGCTCGGCGAACGCAAGCTCGATCCGGCGCTGCCCGCGATGAAGGCGCACGGCGTGCCGTGGCTGATCAAATATTTCGACGGCAAAATTTCTCTCGCCGACGCCGCGTCGCATGGCAAGCTCGAGACGCTGCAGTACACGAAACGTCAGCGCACGTGGGCGCGCAACCAGTTTCCGGATTGGCCGTGGGAAACGTCGGAGACGGCGCTGGGTAGCGTGGCGCGGCAGCTCTAG
- a CDS encoding sulfite oxidase heme-binding subunit YedZ codes for MFLREKNGRWSPEKILAFAVSIAPLIWLAWRTWTIDLGPRPATEALHFTGRWSVRLLLLSLMISPARRLFPVGKPMLARRTLGVAACCYAVFHFVLYIVQERYDFLKVATEIVLRFYLTIGFVALIGLIALGVTSTDAMIRKLGPRWNTLHRVVYAIGILVILHFMLQKKLEIYEPVLMFGLMLWLFGYRLLHRYANAGWVSLIGLSIASSLLTALFEAGWYAVKTGANAVMVLQANLEFEYDIRPMWWVLAAGLAVTFVSLVAQWWWPKPAPRLRSARA; via the coding sequence ATGTTCCTCCGCGAGAAAAACGGCCGCTGGTCCCCGGAAAAGATTCTGGCCTTCGCGGTGTCGATTGCGCCGCTGATTTGGCTCGCCTGGCGAACCTGGACGATCGATCTCGGCCCCCGCCCCGCGACCGAAGCGCTGCATTTCACCGGCCGCTGGTCGGTGCGCCTACTGCTGCTCTCGCTCATGATCTCACCGGCAAGGCGGCTATTTCCGGTCGGCAAGCCGATGCTGGCGCGCCGCACGCTCGGCGTTGCGGCGTGCTGCTACGCCGTCTTCCACTTCGTGCTCTACATCGTGCAGGAGCGCTACGACTTCCTCAAAGTCGCGACCGAGATCGTCCTGCGTTTTTATCTGACGATCGGCTTTGTCGCCCTCATCGGGTTGATCGCACTCGGCGTGACGTCGACCGACGCGATGATCCGCAAACTCGGGCCGCGCTGGAACACGCTGCATCGTGTCGTCTACGCGATCGGCATTCTCGTCATTCTGCACTTCATGCTGCAGAAGAAGCTGGAGATCTACGAGCCCGTGTTGATGTTCGGCTTGATGCTGTGGTTGTTCGGCTATCGCCTCTTGCACCGTTACGCGAATGCCGGGTGGGTTTCGCTGATCGGCCTATCGATCGCGAGTTCTCTGCTCACGGCTTTGTTCGAAGCGGGGTGGTACGCGGTGAAAACCGGCGCGAATGCCGTGATGGTGCTGCAGGCCAATCTCGAATTCGAATACGACATTCGCCCCATGTGGTGGGTGCTGGCGGCCGGGCTCGCCGTGACGTTCGTGTCGCTCGTCGCACAGTGGTGGTGGCCGAAACCCGCGCCGCGGCTGCGCAGCGCGCGCGCCTAG
- a CDS encoding acyl-CoA thioesterase yields the protein MQRSGFRFFFPFRVRYSEIDGQRVVFNAHYLTYYDVTITEYFRALGFDQYEDAKQTGEDFHVVKSTVEYKAPILFDQEIEVGCRVGKLGNSSMTFELAIYLKGGDQALATGEVIWVNTNQATHRPARVPDHIRKLISDREGREVS from the coding sequence ATGCAGCGCTCAGGCTTCCGCTTCTTCTTCCCGTTTCGCGTCCGCTATTCCGAGATCGACGGCCAGCGCGTCGTCTTCAACGCGCATTATCTGACCTACTACGATGTGACCATCACGGAGTATTTCCGCGCGCTGGGCTTCGACCAATACGAGGACGCCAAGCAGACCGGCGAGGACTTCCATGTCGTGAAATCGACCGTGGAGTACAAAGCCCCGATCTTGTTCGATCAAGAAATCGAGGTCGGCTGCCGGGTAGGCAAGCTCGGCAATTCGAGCATGACCTTCGAGCTTGCGATTTACCTCAAGGGCGGCGATCAGGCGCTGGCCACGGGCGAGGTGATCTGGGTCAACACCAACCAGGCGACCCATCGCCCGGCCCGCGTGCCGGACCACATCCGGAAGCTCATTTCGGACCGCGAGGGCCGCGAGGTCTCCTAA
- a CDS encoding acetolactate synthase 3 large subunit has product MTGAEMVVQAMVDQGVGHIFGYPGGAVLPIYDAIFQQKKLKHVLVRHEQGAAHAAEGYARSTGKVGAVLVTSGPGATNAVTGLTDALMDSIPMVCITGQVPTHLIGNDAFQEADTVGITRPCTKHNYLVKNIADLARILHEAFYVAGNGRPGPVVIDIPKDIQFATGTYTGPSNVAHKTYKPRLDGDPMRIKEAVALMATARRPIFYTGGGVINSGPAASRLLRELVRLTGFPITSTLMGLGAYPASDKQWLGMLGMHGTYEANWAMHDCDVMINIGARFDDRITGRLDAFSPGSRKIHVDIDPSSINKTIKVDVPIIGDCAHVLAEMVDAWKATKQKTDKATIGTWWKQIETWRRRDCLAYRQSKDIIKPQYAVERLYELTKDRDTYITTEVGQHQMWAAQFYKFEEPKRWMTSGGLGTMGYGLPAAVGVQMAHPKALVIDIAGEASVLMNMQEMSTAAQYRLPIKIFILNNEYMGMVRQWQELLHGGRYSESYSEALPDFVKLAEAYHAVGIRCSNPADLDDAIKEMINVDKPVIFDCLVDKMENCFPMIPSGRAHNEMILGDAAQNLDEAITEEGKTLV; this is encoded by the coding sequence ATGACCGGCGCCGAGATGGTCGTACAAGCGATGGTTGATCAAGGGGTAGGCCACATCTTCGGGTATCCGGGCGGCGCTGTGCTGCCGATTTACGACGCCATCTTCCAGCAGAAAAAGCTCAAGCACGTGCTGGTCCGCCACGAGCAGGGCGCGGCGCATGCGGCCGAAGGCTATGCCCGTTCGACGGGTAAAGTCGGCGCAGTCCTGGTGACCTCGGGTCCCGGCGCGACGAATGCCGTGACGGGTCTCACCGACGCGCTGATGGATTCGATTCCGATGGTCTGCATCACGGGTCAGGTGCCGACGCATCTCATCGGCAACGACGCGTTTCAGGAAGCCGACACGGTCGGCATCACGCGTCCCTGCACCAAGCACAACTACCTCGTGAAGAATATCGCGGATCTGGCGCGCATCCTGCACGAAGCGTTCTACGTTGCAGGCAACGGCCGCCCGGGTCCGGTCGTCATCGACATCCCGAAAGACATTCAGTTCGCGACCGGCACTTATACGGGTCCGTCGAATGTCGCGCACAAGACCTACAAGCCGCGCCTCGACGGCGACCCGATGCGCATCAAGGAAGCCGTCGCGCTGATGGCCACCGCGCGCCGGCCGATCTTCTACACGGGTGGCGGCGTCATCAACTCGGGCCCGGCGGCGAGCCGCTTGCTACGCGAGCTCGTGCGCCTGACAGGCTTCCCGATCACCTCGACGCTGATGGGCCTCGGCGCTTATCCGGCGTCCGACAAACAGTGGCTCGGCATGCTCGGCATGCACGGCACCTACGAAGCGAACTGGGCGATGCATGACTGCGACGTCATGATCAACATCGGTGCGCGTTTCGACGACCGCATCACGGGTCGCCTGGACGCCTTCTCGCCGGGCTCGCGGAAGATCCACGTCGATATCGATCCGTCGTCGATCAACAAGACCATCAAGGTCGACGTGCCGATCATCGGCGATTGCGCGCATGTGCTCGCCGAGATGGTCGACGCCTGGAAGGCGACAAAGCAGAAGACCGACAAGGCGACGATCGGCACATGGTGGAAACAGATCGAAACCTGGCGCCGCCGCGACTGCCTCGCGTATCGCCAGTCGAAAGACATCATCAAGCCGCAGTACGCCGTTGAGCGCCTCTACGAACTGACGAAGGATCGCGACACTTACATCACGACCGAAGTCGGTCAGCATCAGATGTGGGCCGCGCAGTTTTACAAGTTCGAAGAGCCGAAACGTTGGATGACGTCCGGCGGTCTCGGCACGATGGGCTACGGCTTGCCGGCCGCGGTCGGCGTGCAGATGGCGCATCCGAAGGCCCTGGTGATCGACATTGCGGGCGAAGCCTCCGTGCTGATGAATATGCAGGAGATGTCGACGGCGGCGCAGTATCGCCTGCCGATCAAGATCTTCATCCTCAACAATGAATACATGGGCATGGTTCGCCAGTGGCAGGAGCTGCTGCACGGCGGCCGTTATTCGGAGAGCTACTCGGAAGCCTTGCCGGATTTCGTGAAGCTCGCCGAGGCCTATCACGCGGTCGGAATTCGCTGCTCCAATCCGGCCGATCTCGATGATGCGATCAAGGAAATGATCAACGTCGACAAGCCGGTCATCTTCGACTGCCTCGTCGACAAGATGGAAAACTGCTTCCCGATGATTCCATCGGGCCGAGCGCACAACGAAATGATCCTGGGTGACGCCGCGCAAAATCTCGATGAGGCGATCACCGAGGAAGGCAAAACGCTGGTGTGA
- the ilvN gene encoding acetolactate synthase small subunit translates to MNISHYQTATVTEKIERHTLSVLVDNEPGVLARVIGLFSGRGYNIDSLTVSETEHEKHLSRITVVTTGTPMVIEQIKNQLDRLVPVHRVVDHTVQGSSIERELAMVKVRGQGDDRVEALRLADAFRARVIDAKTESFVFEITGGTEKVETFINLMLPLGLVEVSRTGVAAISRGPEPM, encoded by the coding sequence GTGAACATCTCGCATTATCAAACCGCGACCGTCACCGAGAAGATCGAGCGGCACACATTGTCTGTTCTGGTCGATAACGAACCGGGTGTACTCGCCCGCGTCATCGGTCTCTTTTCAGGGCGCGGTTACAACATCGATTCGCTGACCGTTTCCGAGACCGAGCACGAGAAGCATCTATCGCGCATCACGGTCGTTACCACCGGAACGCCGATGGTGATCGAGCAGATCAAGAACCAGCTCGATCGTCTCGTCCCGGTGCATCGCGTCGTCGATCACACCGTGCAAGGTTCGTCGATCGAGCGCGAGCTCGCGATGGTGAAGGTGCGCGGGCAGGGCGACGATCGCGTCGAGGCGCTGCGTCTCGCCGACGCATTCCGTGCGCGTGTGATCGATGCGAAGACCGAGAGCTTCGTGTTCGAGATTACGGGCGGCACCGAGAAGGTCGAGACCTTCATCAATCTCATGCTGCCGCTCGGCCTCGTCGAAGTGTCACGCACGGGCGTCGCGGCGATCAGCCGCGGCCCGGAGCCGATGTAA